The stretch of DNA GAACTGAGCTTGCGGTGCTAAACGATAGCTCACATCAAACACGACATAGCCTTGACCCGTTGCCCAACGATTCCAAGCAGGAATATCGCCTTTCGCGCCACCCCGCCACGAGCCACCATGCACCACAATTAAGGCTGGGGCATTGATTGGGGTTGTCGGCGGCACATACACATCAACCAACAACGCTTCGCCAGCAACCTCAGCATACACCGTGTTTTGCTCACGCAGCAGGCCTTGCGGCGCAGGATTACCCAAGCCAAATTGGCTGAGCTGAAATGTACCAGGCCCAGCCGCAACCACCGTCGGCTGATTTGAACGCACCCGCAAATCGGTCATCAAGCCACGCACAAGCATCCCAGCAATTACAAAAAAACTCAGCATCGCTCCAAAACCAACCAGCCGATTGAGCAAGCGAGCCAAACCACTGGGCGGTGCAAAGCCAAACAATAATCCCAAACTAACCAATAAGACCAATAAAAACCAGGGTGCCCATTCTTGCGCAGCAATGCCCAGCTGGAAAAAGATAAAATTGGGAGCTGGCAAGACCAACATCGCGGCACTTGCCAAGGCCAGCAGCACAATCGGCAGAATAATGATGGTTAAGGCTAGACGCACACAGGCTCCTTTGCAGCCATGGTTGTAGCGGATCGGCGTTATTGTACCGCCTTTTGAGCCAGAATTATAGCAACGATCATGCCCAAATGCTGTCACACCTTGAATGAATTTTATACATAGATTACCTCTTGTATTTTAACAGGTATATTGTTAGAATTATCATACAAATGTTTCGATGATCTAACTATAATAAGGGGATTTTAGAGGGATATGATACAAGATTCGGTAAACCTTATACAAGGTAATAATATAGATAAGTGATAAATTAGGATTATAAAAGTAATAGTATTTTATAAATCAATTCTATAGTACTAAAAGTATATTCAATTAATTTCATATCTCTGTCTGATGATTGAAGCATGGTGGAATAATATGTCAACTCATTTATTATACCTTTTAAAAGTCAATCAATTTCAAAATTTTGAAATTGATGATTTGAAAAGAATTTTTTCGGAAAAGTATGACAATGAGTTAGGATTTGGATTTAATAACTATGAATTCATAGATAGTCATATATATTGTACCTATGTATATTCTGTGAATCTGAGGATTAAATCCTTTGATGAAGATGTTGATATGATTATATCAGCAACAAGAAAAGTTTTTTACGAGATAAATTTTATTCTTGATCTAAATAACTCTATAATCTTAGTAAGAGGCAGTGCAGATAAGATAAAAAGATTAAATAATACATTATCTGCTCTTTCAAATAACAAACTCAGTATAGAGCATATAATATTTGATTTAGGTGATATTATTCGAATAATTAGATATAGATCTGATAAATTTATTCTCAATGGATTAATTATCAAAAATTATAAGCCAAATGAGAGCCTATCTGGAAGATTTGCCGCAAAAATCCAGAATCAGTTTATAGTACCCGATCTATTAGATATATATGGAGTTGATGTAAGTGAATTTACAGCTATATGTACTATTAAGGATTTTGATATCCAGATGCGACTCTCTAGGCTAGGTGCATTAGCAGTTAAGGGCCATAACGAGGGTATAAAGACATTAATACAAATTATCAAAGATATAGTTAAGGAGTTATGATATGCCTGAAGATCAAAACTATAATGCAGAGTGGTGGAATATCCGAGTTAACAATTTTTGTAAAAAAATTCTTGGTTGGCATCAACTTGGAACAAGCAATATTGATGTAAAAGGTGGTCCTAAAAAAGAAAAATATGGACTAGATTCAGTATTTGCATATAGAAATCATAAAAATTCGAATCAACAAGTTATTATCATAGAGGCAAAGTATAGAGAGGATATGAAGAGCCTGCCCAGAAGTGAGATCCAGAAATGGGTAAATCGCCTTCTTGAAAAAATTGAAAACGTTCCATCTTCTCAAGATTTCCATAATAAATTCACCCCTGACAATAATGCATATTTTCATAGAGGATTCATATTAACTTGGGTAAACCAAAATAAAACCTTTGATACTAAATTATTCTCAGAAAGATTACAAGAGATAGAGATAGTAGGAAAAAATCAAGCTGACTTCATTTATATCATTGGGAATGATATTATATTACGTTTTTGTGCAATACAAAATGAAATAAATAATCTTTACTTAAGTAATGAATATATGGATATAAATTTTTATGTTCCAACAAATTCCTCCGAATTAGTTTGTGATGGAAATTCGATACCTATTGAAGTTCTATTTTCTGATTTTGTTTGGTATAAAACAAGAAAAAAACAATCTCTTGTAGGTAGCAATGAGCATCATGAATATAATGCATCAATATGTTTCTATTTTGGAGAGATTCATACCAAGCATGATTTAAATTTTATTGATCTAGCAATTCGCGATTCCGGTTTGCATAATTCTTCATTAGTGGAGGTATATTTAATCACACCTTTAAGTAATATAAGAAGTGAAATTGAAGGACACAAAAGGAACAGTCAGTTCACAATTAATTATAAGAATCTTAATATTCCAGATAGTATTCCTTCCTGGTTAGGAGAGCCATGATCAACGAAAAATATCCCGATGCTTATGATGTAAAAGAGTTAGTAAATTTACGTTTGACATCCCTTTCTGCCATCAAATCATTCACTGCAAGAAAGGGTATTCTAATTGCTTCTCGAAGTAAAGAAACTTATGCTGATTTACTAAGCAAACTGCAATTAGATCACCAAAGTTACTTAACACTACGATATTATGCCCAAGGAGGTAATCCAAAAACAAGTATTTCAGGTTTTAATTTACGAGGTTTTTCTACACCGGATAAAACAATTAATGATATACAAAATGATATTAACCGATTGCGAGATCAAATAAATCAAAAACAACAATCTTCGAGAAAAATAAATTCTATAGGGATTTTTATACCGATTATTGAAGGAAATATACTCTATTCCGGTTTTTCCTATGAGAGGATCATACCAGGAAAAGTAGAGTTATTATCTCGATCAAATGAAACTGTGGAATTCACTATGAGTCAAATACAAAATAACATATGGAGAGTTGTTTGCTTGCCTAGATATAATCAAGATGTGGAAACATTAAAAAAAATATTAAATAAAACTGATAAAGCTGCTTATGAATTATATACTATATCTTTAGAAAATTTTCCTATATCTTTAAGAATCTCATTCTATGATAAAATATTAGATTTCTATAACTTACATAGCAGTGAATGGAAAATTCGACAAGTTTGTGGAATAGTAGTTAGGCAGTCGGAAGAAAATAAGGAAGAAATATTTAATATAGATTCAGAGATTGGAATAGATGAACTATTGGATGACGAAGAATCTGTAAAAGAAGCTCTTCAATCTGACTTAAAAAGTATAACTCAAGCTGCATTAGAAGGAAAAAACCTTAGAACTAATAGTTTCGTAAAAGATTGCGAAAAAAACGGTTTTTATTTCCCATCAATGTCATTAGAATTAGAGAACAAACAGACAGCCGAATTAATCCGAATTCAAATTAGATTTAAACTTTCACCAAAAATATTTGAAGTTATTCTCCTATATACAGGTATTGCGAGTGATATAGGCGATCAAGAAATCGCATTTCCTCCTGATCGTCAGAAAGAAATCCTTTATGAATTCTGGGACAGATCTCATCAAATTTGGCATGAGATAGATAATGCGTTTACCCCTAATATAATACGACAATCGGTTATGAATTTTCAAGATATAAACGCATAATCTTGTTAGCATCTAACATAATTTCTATACTCTAAATCCCTGGGGGGTGCT from Herpetosiphon gulosus encodes:
- a CDS encoding alpha/beta hydrolase, translated to MRLALTIIILPIVLLALASAAMLVLPAPNFIFFQLGIAAQEWAPWFLLVLLVSLGLLFGFAPPSGLARLLNRLVGFGAMLSFFVIAGMLVRGLMTDLRVRSNQPTVVAAGPGTFQLSQFGLGNPAPQGLLREQNTVYAEVAGEALLVDVYVPPTTPINAPALIVVHGGSWRGGAKGDIPAWNRWATGQGYVVFDVSYRLAPQAQFPAAVSDVKCAIGYVRRNAERFGIDPQRLGLVGRSAGAQLVLIAAYSDATIAPSCDAPDTSVRAVVSYYAPTRLDYYNVIKPELAPGALDDYLGGPPEAHAEAYRQARPANWVGQNTPATLLLHGGRDQFIRPLDADVLADALEQANRPFTMIELPLANHGFDFNLNGVSNQQVQPYVAQFLAEALQ